A portion of the Oxynema aestuarii AP17 genome contains these proteins:
- a CDS encoding LamG-like jellyroll fold domain-containing protein, giving the protein MSQETQNHHQSVLSFDGVDDFILFSQVFDRVTDKISLEFWANGANRLADQTGLLRAASSECNRIFSIHLPWTNHIYWDAGNQTGFDRIHKGTQEREYKDTWNHWAFVKDSTTGEMFIYRNGELWQSGTGHQRSLIRVETFTIGCFWDSYKHWAGLLSEFRIWNIALTPERIQQNMNTRLTGKEAGLAAYWPLNEGGGTVAKDKTGNGYDGTINGAVWQTTELPVKPQARQSLETSLGTGLQDYAYWYRWKQSLPQSSDSQSFRRGRIWS; this is encoded by the coding sequence ATGAGCCAAGAAACTCAAAATCACCACCAATCCGTTCTGTCGTTTGATGGGGTAGATGATTTTATTTTATTTTCCCAAGTTTTCGATCGCGTGACAGACAAAATTTCCCTTGAATTTTGGGCAAATGGAGCCAATCGTTTAGCGGATCAAACCGGGTTGCTCAGGGCGGCTAGCTCGGAATGCAATCGCATATTTAGTATTCACTTACCTTGGACTAATCATATTTATTGGGATGCGGGAAATCAAACCGGATTCGATCGCATTCATAAAGGGACTCAAGAACGAGAATATAAAGATACCTGGAATCACTGGGCATTTGTCAAAGACAGTACAACTGGAGAAATGTTCATTTACCGGAATGGAGAACTTTGGCAAAGCGGAACGGGACATCAGCGCTCTTTAATTCGAGTTGAAACATTTACTATTGGCTGTTTTTGGGATTCTTATAAACATTGGGCGGGTTTGCTGAGTGAATTTAGAATTTGGAATATCGCTTTAACCCCAGAGCGTATTCAACAAAATATGAATACCCGATTGACAGGTAAAGAAGCTGGATTAGCTGCTTATTGGCCTCTCAATGAGGGTGGAGGAACAGTAGCCAAAGATAAGACTGGAAACGGTTATGATGGCACCATCAATGGTGCGGTTTGGCAAACAACAGAATTGCCTGTAAAACCTCAAGCGCGCCAGTCTTTAGAGACGAGCCTGGGAACGGGTTTGCAAGATTATGCCTATTGGTATCGGTGGAAGCAATCTTTACCCCAATCGAGTGACAGTCAATCCTTCCGTCGCGGTCGTATTTGGTCGTAA
- a CDS encoding IS630 family transposase: MNIIDELDNFIENTTNTKEMKRALAAKMKLSGQPSKKIEEILNVSSSFVSQWKNKAIFEGVESLNLQYKGSKGYLKPEEKTQITSWIRQQEYLRLSDLKRYLQQEYNVIYSSNQSYYDLLKAAGMSWKKSQKKNPAKDEKLVKKKEEEIQKKLKDWEEDIKAGKLAVFMIDECHLLWGDVLGFVWGRKDIRVEIPIKNQKSRQSYYGALDYQTHEFILQEYPKADTDNTIQFIQYLREQRPGQKLAIFWDGARYHDSQQFRDFLKELNEGLEEDEWLITCTKFAPNAPEQNPVEDIWLQTKNFLRTFYFLCDSFKRVKELFKIFADGQVFDFPKLYSYGFLPQMT; encoded by the coding sequence ATGAATATCATAGACGAGCTAGATAATTTCATTGAAAATACCACAAATACCAAAGAAATGAAGAGAGCATTGGCAGCCAAAATGAAATTATCTGGTCAACCCTCTAAGAAAATTGAAGAAATATTAAATGTTTCTTCGAGCTTCGTTAGTCAATGGAAAAATAAAGCAATTTTTGAGGGTGTTGAGAGTTTGAATCTTCAATACAAAGGAAGTAAAGGCTATCTAAAACCGGAAGAAAAAACACAAATCACTTCATGGATAAGACAACAAGAGTATTTGAGATTGTCTGACTTAAAACGATATTTGCAGCAAGAATACAACGTGATTTATTCTTCAAATCAAAGTTATTATGACTTGCTGAAAGCGGCTGGCATGAGCTGGAAAAAGTCGCAAAAAAAGAATCCAGCCAAAGATGAAAAGCTAGTCAAAAAAAAAGAAGAAGAAATTCAAAAGAAGCTTAAGGACTGGGAAGAGGATATCAAAGCTGGAAAGCTTGCTGTGTTTATGATTGATGAATGTCATCTTCTTTGGGGAGACGTCTTGGGTTTTGTTTGGGGAAGAAAAGATATAAGAGTCGAAATTCCCATTAAAAACCAAAAAAGTCGCCAAAGTTATTATGGCGCTTTAGATTACCAAACTCATGAATTTATTCTTCAAGAATACCCGAAAGCCGATACCGACAATACCATTCAGTTTATACAATACTTACGAGAACAAAGACCGGGACAAAAATTAGCCATTTTTTGGGATGGTGCCAGGTATCACGACTCTCAACAATTTCGAGATTTTTTAAAAGAGCTAAATGAAGGCTTAGAAGAAGATGAATGGTTGATTACTTGTACGAAGTTTGCTCCGAATGCTCCCGAGCAAAATCCAGTTGAAGATATTTGGCTGCAAACTAAAAATTTCTTGAGAACATTTTATTTTTTATGTGATTCATTTAAAAGAGTTAAAGAGCTATTCAAGATATTTGCTGATGGCCAAGTTTTTGATTTCCCTAAGCTATATTCTTATGGATTTTTGCCACAAATGACTTAG
- a CDS encoding LamG-like jellyroll fold domain-containing protein, which produces MTNTNQLQSVLFFDGQGTFIDCGSNIDLRETSFTIEFWAKRNTVNQTDLVVEQGSITGGHELHVGFRNNNMFTLAFFGDDLNTTDRYTDGNWHHWSCLYDRDRQHQGIVYDGNLIATRDSGIYQGSGNFYIGSRQGTQDFFDGVITELRLWNDIRTASEIQSNMNERLTGKEKGLIAYWPLDEGEGNLAKDRAKNGHNGTIASPTWKQMEVPIQPASHKESLGTGLQDYAYWYRWKQSLPQSSDSESFRRGRIWS; this is translated from the coding sequence ATGACTAATACAAATCAGCTTCAATCGGTGTTATTTTTTGACGGTCAAGGCACTTTTATTGACTGTGGAAGCAACATCGATTTGCGAGAAACTAGTTTTACAATTGAGTTTTGGGCGAAACGCAACACCGTCAATCAAACCGATCTGGTTGTGGAACAAGGGTCAATTACAGGAGGACACGAATTACATGTTGGATTTCGGAATAACAATATGTTTACTTTGGCGTTTTTTGGGGACGATCTGAATACAACAGACAGATACACCGATGGGAATTGGCATCATTGGAGTTGTTTGTACGATCGCGATCGCCAACACCAAGGAATTGTCTATGACGGAAACTTGATAGCAACCCGGGATAGTGGAATTTATCAAGGGAGTGGTAATTTCTATATCGGTTCGAGACAAGGAACTCAGGATTTTTTTGATGGAGTCATTACTGAGTTGCGCCTGTGGAACGATATCCGTACTGCTTCCGAAATTCAAAGTAATATGAACGAGCGATTGACGGGTAAAGAAAAGGGATTAATTGCTTATTGGCCTCTGGATGAAGGAGAAGGTAATCTTGCCAAAGATCGAGCCAAAAACGGCCATAATGGGACGATCGCCAGTCCAACTTGGAAACAGATGGAGGTTCCCATTCAGCCAGCTAGTCATAAGGAATCTTTAGGAACGGGCTTACAAGATTATGCTTATTGGTATCGCTGGAAGCAGTCTTTACCTCAATCGAGTGACAGTGAATCGTTCCGTCGCGGTCGTATTTGGTCTTAA
- a CDS encoding LamG-like jellyroll fold domain-containing protein encodes MSNPQAVLSLNNGSQLTDYVILNPFTAFPKSAVTVELWLKTEATNDITPVSYEAPGAGNAFVMFRWAKNQQVIIHNARAYSDIASFNDGQWHHCAVTWNSETGQVKIYKDGHQEFATSDDKSIHKGKTISPDGSLVLGQEQDAVGGGFDPNQAFKGYLSDFRIWNRVRTAQEIEANMNFRLAGNEPELVAYWPLNEGEGNIANDKTGHGYHGTLVGGGATWEQSEIPIRQREISTQQANQQSLGTGLQDYAYWYRWKRSLPQSAKQKSFRRGRIWS; translated from the coding sequence ATGTCCAATCCTCAAGCTGTCTTAAGTTTAAATAATGGAAGTCAATTAACAGATTATGTCATTCTCAATCCATTTACAGCATTTCCAAAGAGCGCCGTGACTGTCGAGTTGTGGCTGAAGACTGAGGCAACGAACGATATAACACCTGTTTCTTATGAGGCACCAGGAGCGGGTAACGCATTTGTTATGTTTCGATGGGCTAAAAATCAACAAGTCATTATTCATAATGCAAGAGCCTACAGTGATATTGCATCATTTAATGACGGTCAGTGGCATCATTGCGCGGTGACTTGGAACAGTGAAACGGGACAAGTAAAAATTTATAAGGACGGACACCAAGAATTTGCTACGAGTGACGACAAAAGCATACACAAAGGGAAAACGATTAGTCCCGATGGATCGTTGGTATTGGGTCAAGAGCAGGATGCGGTTGGGGGAGGCTTTGACCCTAACCAAGCATTTAAGGGGTATCTTTCCGATTTTCGGATTTGGAATCGAGTTCGTACAGCTCAAGAAATTGAAGCGAATATGAACTTTAGGCTTGCAGGAAATGAGCCGGAGTTAGTTGCTTACTGGCCCCTTAACGAAGGTGAAGGAAATATTGCTAATGACAAGACGGGTCATGGTTATCATGGCACGCTTGTAGGTGGAGGAGCAACCTGGGAGCAATCGGAAATTCCTATCCGCCAACGCGAAATTAGCACTCAGCAAGCCAATCAGCAATCTCTAGGAACGGGTTTGCAAGATTATGCCTATTGGTATCGCTGGAAGCGGTCTTTACCTCAATCTGCCAAACAAAAATCGTTCCGTCGCGGTCGTATTTGGTCTTAA
- a CDS encoding cyanobactin biosynthesis system PatB/AcyB/McaB family protein, translated as MRLPKQCRPIKRPHFVQPAECVDLVNGRPDDLLGIRMDLLHGANYNDPARFNYPGYAYLKTSSIFMMR; from the coding sequence ATGAGATTACCCAAACAATGCCGCCCCATCAAACGCCCTCATTTTGTCCAGCCTGCGGAGTGCGTCGATTTGGTTAACGGTCGTCCCGACGATTTATTAGGAATCCGGATGGATTTATTGCATGGAGCGAACTACAACGATCCGGCTAGATTTAACTATCCCGGTTATGCGTATCTCAAAACATCTTCAATTTTTATGATGCGCTAG
- a CDS encoding S8 family peptidase: MVDLRKIHGFSQLYNLTQGTSDITVAVLDGVVDTDLPCFQGANLARLPTLVRERASATGQMSTHGTHIASLIFGQPESEVPGIAPQCRGLLAPVFADNNRKLSQLDLARAIEQAADKGAQVINISGGSLTDIGEAEDWLDRAVKMCRDRNILLVAAAGNDGCDCLHVPAALPAVLAVGATDARGHPLDFSNWGETYQTQGILAPGENILGAKPGGGTLRLSGTSFAAPVVTGVAALLLSLQAQRGEDPNPQAVREAILASALPCKFAGTKNGRKCLAGVLNIPGAIQQLIGETMSDFVEEQAIAQTVDASGGCSCGGTPEPTETTVEANKNNREIEEHKQVVAAAVPSSEPTATSTVVAAAVVADPSANSTPVNPVTSQGASMPETTTTPVTPSQTAESSDGIVYAIGTLGYDFGTEARRDSFKQLMPAVDIGGTPVPANPYDARQIVDYLGENLSEAKSLIWTLNLELTPIYAIEPIGSFARDVYAVLQELLSGQVQPENADDYIERVSIPGRITGRTVRLFSGQTVPVIEPQSPRGMYGWRVNNLVDAAISAVGAEQAGADEEQMRRTLSSFLNRIYYDLRNLGQTSQDRALNFAATNAFQAAQTFSQAIGAGMELDSINVAKSPFCRVDSDCWDVQLKFFDPENSRRAKKVFRFTIDVSDLIPVTLGEVRSWSSPY; this comes from the coding sequence ATGGTCGATCTAAGAAAAATTCACGGCTTTTCACAACTCTACAACCTTACTCAAGGCACGTCAGATATTACCGTTGCCGTCCTCGATGGCGTCGTAGATACCGATCTCCCCTGCTTCCAAGGCGCAAACCTCGCGCGCCTCCCTACCCTCGTTCGCGAACGAGCCAGCGCCACCGGGCAAATGTCTACCCACGGCACTCACATTGCCAGCCTGATTTTCGGACAACCCGAGAGTGAAGTCCCCGGCATCGCCCCTCAATGTCGCGGGCTGCTCGCTCCGGTTTTTGCCGACAATAACCGTAAACTTTCTCAACTCGATCTCGCACGAGCGATCGAACAAGCCGCCGACAAGGGCGCGCAAGTCATTAATATCAGTGGCGGTTCCCTTACCGACATCGGCGAAGCCGAGGACTGGCTCGACCGAGCGGTGAAAATGTGCCGGGATAGAAATATTCTCCTCGTCGCCGCCGCCGGAAACGACGGGTGCGACTGCCTCCACGTCCCCGCCGCCCTACCTGCCGTCCTGGCGGTGGGAGCCACCGATGCCAGAGGGCATCCCCTCGATTTCAGCAACTGGGGAGAAACTTACCAAACCCAAGGCATCCTCGCTCCTGGTGAGAATATCCTGGGAGCCAAACCGGGGGGCGGCACTCTCCGGTTGAGCGGTACGAGCTTCGCGGCGCCCGTCGTGACGGGGGTAGCAGCTCTATTGTTGAGCTTGCAAGCCCAGCGAGGGGAAGACCCCAACCCCCAAGCGGTGCGAGAGGCCATCCTGGCGAGCGCCCTCCCCTGCAAGTTTGCCGGAACTAAAAATGGCCGCAAATGTTTGGCCGGAGTTTTGAATATTCCCGGTGCCATTCAACAGTTAATAGGAGAAACTATGTCGGATTTTGTCGAAGAGCAAGCGATCGCACAAACGGTAGACGCTTCAGGTGGATGTAGCTGTGGTGGCACCCCCGAACCTACCGAAACCACGGTTGAAGCGAACAAAAACAACCGAGAAATTGAAGAACACAAGCAAGTTGTTGCGGCGGCGGTTCCCTCCTCCGAGCCGACAGCAACCTCTACAGTGGTTGCCGCCGCAGTCGTAGCAGACCCCTCCGCCAACTCCACCCCTGTCAACCCCGTTACTTCTCAAGGAGCATCTATGCCTGAAACCACGACCACCCCGGTAACCCCCAGTCAAACTGCCGAATCCAGTGACGGCATCGTCTACGCGATTGGGACTCTCGGCTATGACTTCGGTACGGAAGCTCGGCGCGACTCGTTCAAACAACTGATGCCTGCTGTAGACATTGGCGGCACCCCCGTTCCCGCGAATCCCTACGATGCCCGCCAAATCGTCGATTACCTGGGTGAAAACCTTTCGGAGGCTAAATCGTTAATTTGGACGCTTAACCTGGAACTGACGCCGATTTATGCGATCGAACCGATTGGGTCGTTCGCCCGAGATGTTTATGCAGTGTTACAAGAGCTGCTCTCCGGACAAGTCCAACCGGAAAATGCGGACGACTATATCGAGCGTGTCAGTATTCCGGGACGGATTACGGGACGGACCGTGCGCTTGTTCTCCGGGCAGACTGTTCCGGTGATCGAACCCCAAAGCCCTCGGGGAATGTACGGCTGGCGGGTTAACAACCTGGTCGATGCAGCCATCAGCGCCGTCGGCGCCGAACAAGCGGGAGCCGATGAAGAGCAAATGCGCCGCACCCTCAGCAGCTTCCTCAATCGGATTTACTACGATTTACGTAACCTGGGGCAAACTTCGCAAGACCGCGCTCTCAACTTTGCGGCGACGAATGCGTTCCAAGCGGCTCAAACTTTCTCGCAGGCAATTGGTGCGGGGATGGAACTCGACAGCATCAATGTTGCGAAAAGCCCCTTCTGTCGTGTGGACAGCGACTGTTGGGACGTGCAGCTCAAATTCTTCGATCCGGAAAACAGCCGCCGTGCGAAGAAAGTTTTCCGCTTCACTATCGATGTCAGCGATTTAATTCCAGTTACTTTGGGCGAAGTTCGTTCCTGGTCGTCTCCATATTAA
- a CDS encoding anacyclamide/piricyclamide family prenylated cyclic peptide encodes MKTKKLTPANLAPVKRGNAATTSQTGTAIAPSILQDIIPGYPFPIPFAGDDAE; translated from the coding sequence ATGAAAACCAAAAAGCTGACTCCAGCCAATCTCGCTCCTGTGAAGCGTGGCAATGCTGCTACTACTTCTCAAACTGGAACGGCGATCGCCCCCTCCATTTTGCAAGATATCATTCCTGGATATCCTTTTCCAATTCCTTTTGCGGGTGATGATGCCGAGTAA
- a CDS encoding anacyclamide/piricyclamide family prenylated cyclic peptide yields the protein MKTQKLTPANVAPVKRKNAAADPNNGNGIAASILNIPIGPITIPFAGDDAE from the coding sequence ATGAAAACTCAAAAACTTACTCCCGCGAATGTAGCTCCGGTGAAGCGTAAAAATGCTGCTGCCGATCCTAATAATGGAAATGGTATCGCGGCGTCCATCCTGAATATTCCGATTGGTCCAATCACCATCCCGTTTGCGGGTGATGATGCCGAATAG
- a CDS encoding anacyclamide/piricyclamide family prenylated cyclic peptide, which yields MQESTSQSETHGLGKSYVFPNQPKEEIAMKTKKLTPANATPLKRKTTAIASRDSTAIAPSHLPCLVGRCPLPFAGNDAE from the coding sequence ATGCAGGAATCTACAAGCCAGTCCGAAACTCACGGACTTGGAAAGTCTTATGTTTTTCCGAATCAACCCAAGGAAGAAATAGCCATGAAAACCAAAAAACTCACTCCCGCTAATGCAACTCCCCTGAAGCGTAAAACCACTGCGATCGCTTCTCGTGATAGCACTGCGATCGCCCCATCACATCTGCCCTGTCTGGTGGGGCGATGTCCCCTCCCGTTTGCTGGTAACGATGCCGAGTAA
- a CDS encoding anacyclamide/piricyclamide family prenylated cyclic peptide gives MKNKKLTPANVPPVKRETCVTTSRDGNRGSAIAPLMFIVGSPFSLGNNDVGSPFPFAGNDAE, from the coding sequence ATGAAAAACAAAAAACTCACTCCCGCCAACGTCCCTCCGGTGAAACGCGAAACCTGCGTCACGACTTCTCGCGATGGGAATAGGGGGAGTGCGATCGCACCGCTTATGTTTATCGTCGGATCTCCTTTTTCATTGGGCAACAACGATGTCGGCTCGCCTTTTCCTTTTGCGGGTAATGACGCAGAATAG
- a CDS encoding anacyclamide/piricyclamide family prenylated cyclic peptide yields MKTRKLVPQNGAPVKRDALATVARDRYASAVHPQTQWQWWIWGSEGRKYDPVAADDAE; encoded by the coding sequence GTGAAAACTCGAAAATTAGTCCCTCAAAATGGAGCTCCAGTTAAACGCGATGCCCTAGCAACAGTCGCTCGCGATCGCTACGCCAGTGCAGTCCATCCCCAAACTCAATGGCAATGGTGGATCTGGGGCAGTGAAGGAAGAAAATACGATCCAGTTGCTGCGGATGATGCGGAGTAA
- the petM gene encoding cytochrome b6-f complex subunit PetM encodes MAGEIFNAAFLSFSLILVGLALGFLLLKVQGAEE; translated from the coding sequence ATGGCTGGTGAAATTTTTAATGCAGCGTTTTTATCGTTTTCCCTGATTCTCGTGGGATTGGCTCTCGGGTTCTTGTTGCTCAAAGTGCAAGGCGCCGAGGAGTAG